The sequence GGGAGCGGTGCGGCTCGAAAATTTTCTGTACCAGGGCCCCAAACTCGGGGTCGCTCTTCATTCGCTGCGCGGTCTCGTCGGAATACAGCCACTGGCCGAAGTGACACTTATGCGGGTCGGTCTGGACGCCGGTGCTCGTGCTCGTCGGATTGATAAGGGCGTCCTTGATCTTGCCCATCCAGCTCAGATGGTCGAGCTTTTTGTCGCGCAAGAAGGAACCCAGCTCCACATCCGCCGGAGCGTACTTTTCGCCTATCTCCACCGCCGAGACGTGCAGCGTGTTGTGGTAGTTCTCGATTTCCGCCATGAGGGGCTTCAATGCGGGAACAAGCTTCTCGGCCTCTGTCCGTGCGTCGCTGTAAAACCATTTGCCGAAAGCGCACTTGTGCGGGTCGGTCTGCACGTTCAGTTCGTTGACTTTGGAACTGGTCAACAGCTCGTTGACCTTCTCCGACCACTTGAGGTGGTCCACCACCTTTTGCGTGAAATTTCCCCGTAGTTTATTACCGGTGATGACTTCCTTGGCATCGCCTACGATACCGCTGATGCCGAACAGTGCCCACCCCCCAAGCACCAGCAGCAACAGCAGCACCGATCCGAAGCCGATGCCGAATTTCAAACAAAGTTTACAATCTTTCCAGCCCATCAGAGTCCTCCCGGACACACATCATTGCATACCATACCCCTACCCATACGCCCATAAATGAGCTCCGGAGTCATATAATGCAATTATAAATTGCCGGGAAGGTGCGGTATTTGCAGTATCTATTACAGCTATACCGAATTTTTTTTTCAGTGGGCCAGCCGCTCCAATAATGTGCGCGCCAAACCATCCAATTTGTCGCTCTCGGGTAACCCGAGAACCGACGCGTCGGTCATCTGGCGTTCGGCCAGTCCCTCCAGCACGGGTACGGTCATGCGCCATTGGGGCAAACCTTCCAGCAGGGGCGGCTCCCCGGCCGTATAGCGGTTCAGCACCAGCACCTGATTGACCAACCCCAGGTCGGCGGCCATGCGGCCCACCTCGGCCCCGGTACGCAGGCTGCGCATGGACGGTTCCGAGACCACCACCAGCCCGTCCACATGGGCCACGGTGCCGCGTCCCAGATGCTCCACGCCCGCCTCAAGGTCCACCAGAACCCACTCGTCGCGGTCCATGACGATGTGCGCCAACAGCGCCTTCAGCAACGCGTTGGCGTCGCACGCGCACCCGCCGCCCGCGTTGGTCACCGCGCCCATGACGATCAGCCGCTTGCGGCCCGGCTTCACGCCCGGCAGCGGCTCACCGCCCAGGGGGACGTCCACGGCCAGTTCTTCCGGCAGGTCACCCACTTCGGGATTGAGATTCAAGAATCCGCCTTCGTGAATACGCTCGCGCACCAGATCGCCGCGCAAGACCAGCGGTTCGGGCAAGGCGTCCGCGTCCAGACCCGAAGCCTGGCCCAGCGACAGGGCCGTGTCCGCGTCCACCAGCCAGACGTTCTTGCCGCTACGGGCCAGCCAGTCCGCCACCCACGCACACAACGAGGTCTTGCCCACGCCACCTTTGCCCGCAAACGCTATTTTCATGTGAATATGCCTCCGGCGGCCGGGGGAAGGGGAGAGGAAAACTTTTGAGAAAAGTTTTCCTCTCCCCTTCCCCCGAACCCCCATCCCCTCTCCTTTCCAAACTTTTTGTGTCGCTTCGCGAGGGGTGAACGGAAGCGGCAAAATGTCCTGTCGTATTGACGATGACGCAAGGAGTCGGGTGCCCCGGCACTCCCCCCACAAACCTCCGCACGCGCGAATGCGCATACAAAAAGTTTTGAAGGGGAGTCCAGAGGGGAAACTTTTTCAAAAGTTTCCCCTCTGGCCGCCGGAGGCACGCTCCCTACTCGCTCAGGCCGAGGCCTTTGCGCTTGGCTTTGATGCGATCATCGAACATTTCGGCGGCCTTGACCATATCGCCTTCGATGAAGAAGGTCGCGCCGACCAGGTCTTCGAGGCCGGACACGGCCAGATCGGTAACGGTCTTGGAGCCGAGGATGTTCGGCGGATGGCCCAGGTGGGTGTAGATGCCGGAAGCCACGGCGTAGAGGCCGATGGCGGCGGCTTTCTCGGAGTACCATTCGGGCGAGGAGGCACCCACGGGCAGGTCCGAGATATCCACGTTCAGGGCGTTGGCCAGGGCAGCACACAGTTGGAGGATACGTGCGTTGTCCACGCAGGAGCCATAGTGCAGGACCGGCGGAATACCCAGAGCGCCGCAAACCTTCTTCAGACCGGGGCCGGCCTTTTCGATGGCGTTGGGCACGAGCAGCCCGGCCTTGCCTGCGGCAGTGGTCACACAGCCGGTAACGAGTACGAGGATGTCCTTCTTGATCAGCTCTTCGGCGAGCTTCACGTTCATGGAGTCCTGTTTGATCTTGGGGTTGTTGCAGCCCACGATGCCGACCGCGCCGCGGATGTCGCCGGCGGCGATGGCCTGGACCAGCGGGTCGAGGGAACCGCCGAGCGCGGCAGTGACGGCCTCGTTGGAGAAGCCGGTCATGATCTCGACGGGCTCGCAGGGGATGTCCACTCGGCTTGCGTCACGCTGGGCGAACGCTTCCACCGCGATGGACACGATTTCCTTGGCCTGCTGCATGGCGGTCGCGGGCTGGAAATCGAAGTGGGTCGCGCCCGTGAAACGCGCCTTGTTGGCGGTGTCGATGAACTTGGTGTGATAGCAGCCGGACACCTGGACGAGGGAGGGCATGATGCACTGGTAGTCGACCACGATGGCCTCGACCGCGCCGGTGATGATGGCCAACTCGGTCATCAGGTGGTTACCCGCCATGGGGATGCCTTGGCGCATGAGCAGCTCGTTGCCGGTGCAGCACAGACCGGCCACGTTGATGCCGTTCGCGCCAAGCTCCTTGGCCCGGGCGAGCAGTTCCGGGTCGCGGGCGGCGGCCAGGATCATCTCGGAGACCACGGGGTTGTGGCCGTGCACCAGCAGGTTGACCTTGTCGGCCTTGATGACGCCCAGGTTGGCCGTGGACATCTTGGGCGTGGGTACGCCGAAGATGACGTCGGACAGCTCGGTGCCGATCATGGAACCGCCCCAGCCGTCGGCCAAAGCGGTGCGGGCCGCGTGGATCATGGTGTTGGGAGCGTCGTTGTCGCAGCCCATGTGGGTGCGGTGCATCATCTCGGCGATCTCGCGGTCCACGCCGCGCGGGGTCATCTTGAGCCCGGCCCACTTGTCCTTGCGCGCCTGGGGTACGCGGGACAGGAAGGAGACCTCCTTCTTGCGAGAGCCGAAGTCGGCGAAGAAACATTCCATGACGTCGCGGGCCACGTCCATGGTCGAACGGCCGTCGGTCTCGATGCCGACTTCCGCGGCGATGGTCCGCAGCTTGCCTTCCTCTGTGATCTTGTAATCCTTGGTCTCGCCTTCGACGATGGCCTCCAGGACCTCGATCAGGTCACGGCCGTGGTCCGAGTGGCCAGCCGCGCCACCGGTCACGAACCGGCCGAAGTTGCGGGCCACGATGACGTCCGCGTCCGCGCCGCAGACACCCAGCGGGTTCTTCTCGCTGACCCGGCAGGGGCCCATGGTACAGTTGCGGCAGGTGGTGCCCAGCTCGCAGAATTTACAGTGCGGCGTCTGCCGGTCCAGCCTGTCGTGCACGGTCTGGATGCCTTCGGCGCGGGCCTTCTTGAGCATGGCCTTGGCGTCGTCCCAAATGGTCAGTTCATCAATAGGTCTCGGTTCTTTAGCCAAAATGTACCTCCTATCCCTTTTCGCCGGGTCTGATCGAAGCAACCCCCCGGCTATACAATTTGCGGTGCCGATACTGGTTTTGAGGGTATCAAATCCGAACGATCCTGTATGTCGGGCTGCCGACTAAACAGGCGAAAAACTCGGAGTCAGTGGAAAAATTACATAGAAAAAGGGGGTTCAGAGGATGATTATTTTATAATCTACGCCAAAAACAGCCCATTTTTGGCCTCTGAAGCGTGAATACGTGAAAATGCGTTCAATCGACGAGTCGATCCGAACGTGCTTCACGACGCGCCTTCAAACGCCTCGCCAGGAAGCGCAAAATCCGGACAATATGCGAAAAATGGCAACTTCCAAGGTGACACATTGCGCCAAGTCGAATAGGCTGGGCGTAAAAATATCGGCAGAGGAAAAACGACGACCGAATATCACCTTAGATTGCATACGGAGGAGAAAGAAATGGCGAAACACAACGACATCAAAGGGGCCCTGGACTTCATGAGACAAGGATACTCCAAAGACGGCGACTCCTTCAGCTTCACGGTGGCCGATATCGTCAGCAACCTGGACATCACGGAAAGACAGGCCAAGGACGTGCTCCGGGCAGTCAACACCCGCGCCCGATTCTGGAGAGGGGATTTCCCCGCCGGTTCGGAACTGGTCGTCAACGCCCCTGTTTACGACCGCATAACCAACTGGTTCGATTGATCAATCGACTTCATCCCCGGCCGCCTTGGCAAGAGCATCCAGGTCGGGGATGAAATAGACGCCGCGCCCGCGCTTGAACATCAGGCCCGCGCGCTCCATGTCGTTGAGCAGGGTGGACACGGTCTGGCGGGTGGCTCCCATGAGCTGGGAAAGCTGCTCGATGGTCAGGTTGAACCGGATCAGCCGCCCGTCTTCTTCGGGAGTGCCCGAGGTCCGCGCTTCGTTCAGGATGTAATCCATGAGCCGGTTGTAGATATCCTTGAAGGCCAGACCGCCGATGATGGAAAACGAGTTGCGCAGGATATGACCCAGCACGCGGACCATGGTCCTGGTGAAGAGCGGAATCTCGGCCATGCAGCGCTTGACCGACTGCACGTCCGTGAGCAGCAGCTCGGCGTCCTCCATGGCCTGGATATAGCATCCGGAATGGGAGGAATAGGGGTCGCCCGGGTTGAGGATGGCCAGGGTGAATTCCTTGTCCTCGTAGGCCAGATAGACCCGCACCCTGCCCTTGGATACGACGAAGACCAGATCCTCCGGCCCGTCCGGCCGGAACACGACCTCGCCCTTGGTCACTGCCCGCTGACGGAAGACCGAGCGCAGGTCGGCCATTTCCGGCCTTTCCAGTTCGTCGAGCAGATTGACTCCAGTAAATTTCATGACTTCTCCCCGTTATTTTCCCAAACTAGCATCTTTGCCAAACCCCCGTCCATCGAGCCTGCCCCTTGGTTCGATCCGACACCTGGCAAGAAGGGTGACTTGATCTTTCAGGGGTGATAGTAACCATGCCCATGAAACTTCTACGTGCATTGTCCGCCGCGCTGATCGCCCTGCTGATGGTCGTCCAGACGGCTTTGGCCGCGCCCGCCGCGTCCATGGATCCACAAGCTGCCGACGACGACTGGGATGGGCCGCCCGTCTGCGTTTTCGGCATGCCCGAATCCGGATTCGCCGTGAGCGGCAACGACTCCGGGTACATCACCGAAGTACTTCGGACCGCCCTCGCTCCCGCCGGGTACGCCCTGATACACAAGGACATGCCCTACGTCCGTGCACGGGGCGAACTGGCCAAAGGCCACATCCAATGCTGCCTGTCGAAAAAAGGTGCCGCTCAACAAGCCACTGCCGCCCATTCCATCATCGCGGCCTGCGACCTGGCCGTGACCTATCGGCTTGCCGACGGGTTTTCCGGGCTTAACGACCTCACCGACCAGAAGGTCGCGCACCTTTACGGCTACGATTTCCAACAACTGCTGCCCGTACCCATCCGCCCGCAGACCACCTATGACCGAACCTCGGCCATACACATGCTCGACCGCAGGCACGTGCGATACGTGGTTGGCGAGGAGTCCCTGCTCAAGGAAGCCGTCCTGGAAACCGGCCTTCCCCTGACCGAATTCGGCTTTGTCCGCTTCATGAGCATGGACGTGATCCCGATCTTCCCCCCCAACGCAGAGGGGTACCGCCTGCGTGACATCTATGACAAGCGCATGACCGAGATGGCCAAATCCGGCGAACTGGCGGCCATCTTCAGGAAATATGGCCTGCCCGAGGATCGCATCCAGCACATCCTCAAGGCCGACACTCCCTGATCCATGGACGAATACGGCCACCTCGCCTCCCTGTACGACCCCCTGGTCGGACGCCCCCTCCGCCCCATCCACAGAGCCATGGCCGAACGGCTTGCCCCTGCTTCCGGGGAGATCCTGGACCTGTGCTGCGGAACCGGTCTGCTCGCGGGCCAAGCCCTGGAGCGCGGTCTGGCTGTGACCGGCGTGGACCTGTCGCCGCATATGCTCGCCGTGGCTCGGACCAAACGCCCCGGTGCGAAATACATCCTGGCCGACGCCTCGGCCCTGCCCCTGCCGGACAACTGCTTCGACGCTGCGACCATCAGTTTTGCCCTGCACGAAAAACCGCTTCACACGGCCCGCGCAATCCTGGCCCAAGCGCGCCGCGTTGTCCGTCCGGGCGGCCCTGTCTTGGTGGTCGACTATCTGCCCTCCGGTCCTGCCCAGTCCTGGTTTACCGGCCGGGCCATCAGGCTTGTCGAGCGACTGGCCGGGCGAAACCACCATGCCCGTTTTCTGGAATACATGGAGCACGGCGGCGCAGTTCCGCTCATGGCTCAGGCCGGTCTGTCCGCACGGCTTGAGCGCACCTTCATGGACGGATGGGTCGGGCTGTACGAGGCAAAAGCCCTCCCGGCCGAATAACTCTCTTTAAAACGCCTTTATCTCCGAACCAGGAAGGGCTCCGGCCTCGGCAAATAAAAGGCCGGAAGAAGCGCTGCTTCTCCCGGCCCATTCTTTCGGTAACAGGGTCAGTCAGGTTAGATGACCTTGTTGAGCGGGTACTCGATGATGCCCTCGGCACCGAAGCTGACCAGTTTGGGGATCAGCTCGCGGACAATCTTTTCCTCGACCATGACTTCCACGGACAGCCAGTTGGGGTCCTGAAGTTCGGCCACGGTGGGGGAATTGAGGGACGGGAGCGTGCCGTTGAGCTCGCCCAGCTTGTCCTTGGGCAGGTTCATCTTCAGGCCGACCATCTTGCCCGCGCGCAGGGCGCCCTGCAGGAGCATGTTGATCTCTTCGATGAGCTGGCGTTTCTTGGGGTCGGCCCAGGCATCCTTGTTGGCGATGATCTGGGTGTTGGTCTGCATCAGCTCGGCGATGATCCGCAGGCCGTTGGCCTTGATGGTCGTGCCGGTCTCGGTGATCTCGACGATGCCGTCGCACAGCCCCTCGACAACCTTGGCCTCGGTGGTGCCCCAGGAGAAGGAAACGTCCACGTTGATGCCCTGGGACTCGAAGTATTCCTTGGTGAAGCCCATGAGCTCGGTGGAGATCTTCTTGCCGTCCAGGTCCTCGGGCCGCTTGTACGGGGAGTCCCCGCGCACGCACAGCACCCAGCGGGCCTTGCGGTTGGAGACCTTGGAGTAGATCAGGTCATCCACCACGACCACGTCGGACTTGTTCTCGCGGATCCAGTCCATACCGGTCAGACCGACGTCGAAGGTGCCGTTCTCCACGTACATGGACATCTCCTGGGCACGGGCCAGGGAGCACTTGATGCGGTCGTCGTCGATATCAGGGAAGTAGTTGCGCTCGTGCAGCTTGATCTTCCAGCCGGCCTTTTCAAACAGTTTTATGGTCGCGTCCTGGAGAGAGCCTTTGGGAACGCCGAGTCGAAGGAATTGTTCACTCATTTCTTATATACCTCTTTGGGGTCGAAGACGAGGGGCGAGCATTCGCTGACCACGCCGTCCTTGAGTTCGCGGAAAAAGCAGGAGCGGTAGCCCTTGTGGCAGGCCGCGCCGCCGATCTGTTCGATCAGAAGTACCAAGGTGTCGTCGTCGCAGTCAATGCGGATAGACTTCACCTTCTGCGTATGGCCCGAGGTACCGCCCTTATGCCATAACTCCTGACGGCTGCGGCTCCAGTAATGGGCCTCGCCGGTCTCCAGGGTCTTATCCCAGGAAGCTTCGTTCATGTAGGCCATCATCAGGACTTCGCCGGTCTCGGCGTCCTGGGCGATGGCGGGCACAAGTCCGTTCATCTTTTCGAAATCTGGTCTGATCACTGCGGTACCTCGTATCAGATGTGTTGCACCGGCCCGGAATTGGGCCGGGGGAGCTATATAGCCAATGGACTGCCAAAGCGCAACCTGCGCCAGGGTGCGTCACCCGATCGTCATCGTCCGCCCGGCACCCGAAGCAACCCGGTCGTGAACACACCCATCCCCCCGGACCGCGAAGACGATGCCGTGGACGAACGAATCCACCGTGCCGAGCAGACGGATATTCCGCATGATCAGCCACATGAGCACGGGGACGGCATACTGCCATGAGGAAGAGGGAAATCCACGGGAGCCCTTGTCAGGCCTGAACGCACCCCGTATTGGAAACCGGTGCCGAGCGAGGCGTTCAACGTTTACCCCCCGGCCGGAATCTGCTAAACCTCGCCACACGCAACCCATACAAGGAGAATACGGACATGCCCGTTCGTTCCAAAGATAATTTTCTGGTTTTCGGCGCGCCCCGCATCGAGCAGGACGAGATAGATGAAGTCGTGGCCTCCATGAAATCCGGCTGGCTCGGCACCGGCCCGAAGGTGGCCCGGTTCGAGAAGGATTTTTCCGCCTATGTCGGCGCTTCCCATGCCGCGGCCTGCAACTCCTGCACGGCCGCCCTGCACCTCTCCCTGGTGGCCTTGGGGCTTGAACCCGGCGACGAGGTCATCACCACCCCGCTGACGTTCTGCGCCTCGGTCAACGCCATCATCCACGCCGGGGGCACCCCGGTGCTGGCCGACGTGGACCCGGTCACCCAGAACATCGACCCGGACTGCATTCGCGAGAAGATCACCTCCCGCACCAAGGCCATCCTGCCCGTGCACTTCGCGGGCCGGTCCTGCGACATGGACCCGATCATGGCCATCGCCAATGAACACGGCCTCAAAGTGGTAGAAGACTGCGCCCACGCCATCGAAACCACCTACAAGGGGCAGCATGCCGGCACCTTCGGCGACTTCGGCTGCTTCTCTTTTTACGTGACCAAGAACGTCTGCACCGGTGAGGGCGGCATGGTCATCGCCCGCGACGAGGCCGACATACAGGATATCAAGGTGCTCGGCCTGCACGGCATGTCCGCCGACGCCTGGAAGCGGTTCTCGGATGAAGGATACAAGCACTATCAGGTTGTCCACGCCGGATTCAAATACAACATGATGGACATCCAGGCGGCCATCGGCATCCACCAGCTGAAACGGGTGGAGGAGAATTTCAAGCGTCGTTGCGAGATCTGGGACATGTACCAGGAAGCCTTCCGCGCCCTGCCTGTCGGCACCCCGGCTCCGGAAGAGCCGAACACCCGCCACGCCCGGCATCTGTACACCCTGATGATCGATCCCGTGGCCTGCGGCCTGGACCGGGACCAGCTTCTCGTCCGGCTGACCAAGGAGAACATCGGCGCGGGCGTCCACTACCTGGCCGTACCCGAACACCCCTACTACCAGGAGCGCTTCGGCTGGAAACTTCCGGACACTCCCCACGCCGTGGCCCTGGGCCGCGAGACCCTGAGCCTGCCGCTGTCCCCCAAGCTGACTGACGACGACGTGGCCGACGTGATCGAAGCCGTGAATATCTGCCTGAAATAACAACAAGCGCGCAAAGCGCTGTACGGTGTGCAGGGGCGACCCCCTGCACACCAGAAACACTCCCCCGAAAATCGCCGCGAAGCGGCTGTTCCAACCGGATTATTCTCGCCTACTCGGCTCCGGCCACCTGGTTTCTGCCGCCCGCTTTGGCGGCCGAAAGGTACTGGTCGGCGCGAGCGATCATCGACGCGGCGCTGTCCATATCCGCGTTGTCCGCCAGCCCCATGGAGATCGTCACCTTCAGGTCCGCGTGAAACTCCTCCCAGGGATATTCCTCAATGGTGCGGCGGATGTTCTCGCAGGCGATGGCCGCCTTGTCGCGGGCGGTATGGGTGAACAGGATCACGAACTCCTCTCCTCCGTACCGGGCGATAACGTCGCTCTTTCTTGTATGTTCGGAGATGAGCTGCGCCACCTTTTCCAGAACCATGTCGCCGACCTCTCGGGAGAACGTCTCGTTCAGGGTACGGAACCGATCCAGATCGCCCATTACCAGCGACAGAGGTTGTTCGTACCGCTTGGCGCTTTCAAAAAAGAGCCGGACCTGCTCGTCGAAGTGACGACGGTTGTAGAGATTGGTCTGCGGGTCCAGAACGGCCAGTTCATCGAGTTCAAAGCGGCGGCGTGACAGCTCCTTGCTCATGTTGTTGTAGATTTCGACCAACTCACCCAGATCTTCGTCCGCAGGCATCTCAATGCATGTCCCTTCACTGCCGCCGTCGCACAACGTACGAACGGAACGAATCATCATTTTGGCCGGAGCGGACTGCCGCCAGGCGAAAACACAGCCCAACAGAATGGAGAGCACGGCCGCGCAACTCGTGCCTATGGCCAGGGATATGTCGACCATGCGCAGGAAGGCCTCGTCTTCGGCGGTCATGGCAGGCACCTCTGTATGTGCGACCAGGGCAACCACCTTTCCATCCACGGTAACAGGGCTCGCTTCCGCCATGACCTCACTGGAAACCGTTTCCCCTGCCTTGTAGCCGTAAGCCGGGTACAGGACGGCACCAGCCTCGTCCAGAAGCAGAAAACGGAACGGCTGCCCCTGCCAGCGACGTGTGGCATCATTGGGAGCGACAAAGGAACTGAACGGAGCCATGTGCATGGCGCGGTCCAAGCCCCCGTACCGGGAGATGTACGCTTTCAGATCCGCCTGGAACTGCGAAAATTCCTCTTGGCGGACATAGTCGCTAAAATTGTCCCGGATTATGTCTCGCGCAATGAATACGGCCAGCAAACAACTGACAACCCCTATGGTGATGTAGCCCGCTGTCAGCTTGGATTGTATGTGCATTTCTGGACCCTCTGGTTCATGATATCGTGAAGGCTATTTTGACAATAGGAACATTTGCCCAACTCTGAAGCGGAGTCAATTATTACCCTCCAAAAGACATAAAAAAAGCCCGAATTACCGGGCTCTTCAAAAATATATTCTCGCCAAGGCTAACAGTCGTGAAAGTCCTTGTTGATGTAGAAACACAGGTCGAAGAGGTTCTGAACCATGTCATCGACCATGCCTTCGCGGCTGGCGCTGTCCGTTTCCACGCTCATGGTCTTGTTCACGATCTTGGAGAAGAGCATGCCGATCAGCTGGTCGTCGTAAAGAGTCCAGTACTTGCTTCCTGAGGGGAATTTTTTGTCGAATCCGTGGTAGTACATACGGCGCGCTCCAATGATGCTTGTTTGTTCCGGTCGATGCCTACTTATCGGACGGCCCCGCTTTCGGCTTTATGGTCCAAAGCCAGATTGTTGCCACATTAAATCAGATGCTTAACCCGACATCCTCATGCCTGGTCAATCGTTTCCGAAACGATGCCCCATAGCTGCCAAGTTGCGAAATCGTTGCCTATATGTAACACTGATTGTTACAGACATGGGGTATAGCAGTCCCATCACACCGAAAGGAGTCAACTGTGTCAGCCCAGAAAATCCTGGTGGTCGAAGACCACAGAGACACGCGTGAACTGCTGAAATATAACCTCACCGCCGCCGGGTTCGACGTCGCCGCCGCCGAGGACGGCCAACTCGGCCTGAACCTGGCCCATGCCTTCAAACCCGACATCATCCTCCTTGATCTGATGATGCCCGGCACCGACGGACTCGAAGTCTGCCGCCAGCTCAAGGGAGATCCGGGCACCGCCCGCATCCCGGTCATCATGCTCACCGCCAAGGGTGAAGAGGTGGACAAGATCGTGGGCCTGGAACTCGGGGCCGACGACTACGTGGTCAAGCCCTTTTCGCCCCGTGAACTGGTCCTGCGTA is a genomic window of uncultured Pseudodesulfovibrio sp. containing:
- a CDS encoding ArsA-related P-loop ATPase; protein product: MKIAFAGKGGVGKTSLCAWVADWLARSGKNVWLVDADTALSLGQASGLDADALPEPLVLRGDLVRERIHEGGFLNLNPEVGDLPEELAVDVPLGGEPLPGVKPGRKRLIVMGAVTNAGGGCACDANALLKALLAHIVMDRDEWVLVDLEAGVEHLGRGTVAHVDGLVVVSEPSMRSLRTGAEVGRMAADLGLVNQVLVLNRYTAGEPPLLEGLPQWRMTVPVLEGLAERQMTDASVLGLPESDKLDGLARTLLERLAH
- the cooS gene encoding anaerobic carbon-monoxide dehydrogenase catalytic subunit encodes the protein MAKEPRPIDELTIWDDAKAMLKKARAEGIQTVHDRLDRQTPHCKFCELGTTCRNCTMGPCRVSEKNPLGVCGADADVIVARNFGRFVTGGAAGHSDHGRDLIEVLEAIVEGETKDYKITEEGKLRTIAAEVGIETDGRSTMDVARDVMECFFADFGSRKKEVSFLSRVPQARKDKWAGLKMTPRGVDREIAEMMHRTHMGCDNDAPNTMIHAARTALADGWGGSMIGTELSDVIFGVPTPKMSTANLGVIKADKVNLLVHGHNPVVSEMILAAARDPELLARAKELGANGINVAGLCCTGNELLMRQGIPMAGNHLMTELAIITGAVEAIVVDYQCIMPSLVQVSGCYHTKFIDTANKARFTGATHFDFQPATAMQQAKEIVSIAVEAFAQRDASRVDIPCEPVEIMTGFSNEAVTAALGGSLDPLVQAIAAGDIRGAVGIVGCNNPKIKQDSMNVKLAEELIKKDILVLVTGCVTTAAGKAGLLVPNAIEKAGPGLKKVCGALGIPPVLHYGSCVDNARILQLCAALANALNVDISDLPVGASSPEWYSEKAAAIGLYAVASGIYTHLGHPPNILGSKTVTDLAVSGLEDLVGATFFIEGDMVKAAEMFDDRIKAKRKGLGLSE
- a CDS encoding Crp/Fnr family transcriptional regulator, producing the protein MKFTGVNLLDELERPEMADLRSVFRQRAVTKGEVVFRPDGPEDLVFVVSKGRVRVYLAYEDKEFTLAILNPGDPYSSHSGCYIQAMEDAELLLTDVQSVKRCMAEIPLFTRTMVRVLGHILRNSFSIIGGLAFKDIYNRLMDYILNEARTSGTPEEDGRLIRFNLTIEQLSQLMGATRQTVSTLLNDMERAGLMFKRGRGVYFIPDLDALAKAAGDEVD
- a CDS encoding transporter substrate-binding domain-containing protein, yielding MKLLRALSAALIALLMVVQTALAAPAASMDPQAADDDWDGPPVCVFGMPESGFAVSGNDSGYITEVLRTALAPAGYALIHKDMPYVRARGELAKGHIQCCLSKKGAAQQATAAHSIIAACDLAVTYRLADGFSGLNDLTDQKVAHLYGYDFQQLLPVPIRPQTTYDRTSAIHMLDRRHVRYVVGEESLLKEAVLETGLPLTEFGFVRFMSMDVIPIFPPNAEGYRLRDIYDKRMTEMAKSGELAAIFRKYGLPEDRIQHILKADTP
- a CDS encoding class I SAM-dependent methyltransferase, which gives rise to MDEYGHLASLYDPLVGRPLRPIHRAMAERLAPASGEILDLCCGTGLLAGQALERGLAVTGVDLSPHMLAVARTKRPGAKYILADASALPLPDNCFDAATISFALHEKPLHTARAILAQARRVVRPGGPVLVVDYLPSGPAQSWFTGRAIRLVERLAGRNHHARFLEYMEHGGAVPLMAQAGLSARLERTFMDGWVGLYEAKALPAE
- the hisG gene encoding ATP phosphoribosyltransferase, whose product is MSEQFLRLGVPKGSLQDATIKLFEKAGWKIKLHERNYFPDIDDDRIKCSLARAQEMSMYVENGTFDVGLTGMDWIRENKSDVVVVDDLIYSKVSNRKARWVLCVRGDSPYKRPEDLDGKKISTELMGFTKEYFESQGINVDVSFSWGTTEAKVVEGLCDGIVEITETGTTIKANGLRIIAELMQTNTQIIANKDAWADPKKRQLIEEINMLLQGALRAGKMVGLKMNLPKDKLGELNGTLPSLNSPTVAELQDPNWLSVEVMVEEKIVRELIPKLVSFGAEGIIEYPLNKVI
- the hisI gene encoding phosphoribosyl-AMP cyclohydrolase, encoding MIRPDFEKMNGLVPAIAQDAETGEVLMMAYMNEASWDKTLETGEAHYWSRSRQELWHKGGTSGHTQKVKSIRIDCDDDTLVLLIEQIGGAACHKGYRSCFFRELKDGVVSECSPLVFDPKEVYKK
- a CDS encoding DegT/DnrJ/EryC1/StrS family aminotransferase; translated protein: MPVRSKDNFLVFGAPRIEQDEIDEVVASMKSGWLGTGPKVARFEKDFSAYVGASHAAACNSCTAALHLSLVALGLEPGDEVITTPLTFCASVNAIIHAGGTPVLADVDPVTQNIDPDCIREKITSRTKAILPVHFAGRSCDMDPIMAIANEHGLKVVEDCAHAIETTYKGQHAGTFGDFGCFSFYVTKNVCTGEGGMVIARDEADIQDIKVLGLHGMSADAWKRFSDEGYKHYQVVHAGFKYNMMDIQAAIGIHQLKRVEENFKRRCEIWDMYQEAFRALPVGTPAPEEPNTRHARHLYTLMIDPVACGLDRDQLLVRLTKENIGAGVHYLAVPEHPYYQERFGWKLPDTPHAVALGRETLSLPLSPKLTDDDVADVIEAVNICLK
- a CDS encoding diguanylate cyclase, which produces MHIQSKLTAGYITIGVVSCLLAVFIARDIIRDNFSDYVRQEEFSQFQADLKAYISRYGGLDRAMHMAPFSSFVAPNDATRRWQGQPFRFLLLDEAGAVLYPAYGYKAGETVSSEVMAEASPVTVDGKVVALVAHTEVPAMTAEDEAFLRMVDISLAIGTSCAAVLSILLGCVFAWRQSAPAKMMIRSVRTLCDGGSEGTCIEMPADEDLGELVEIYNNMSKELSRRRFELDELAVLDPQTNLYNRRHFDEQVRLFFESAKRYEQPLSLVMGDLDRFRTLNETFSREVGDMVLEKVAQLISEHTRKSDVIARYGGEEFVILFTHTARDKAAIACENIRRTIEEYPWEEFHADLKVTISMGLADNADMDSAASMIARADQYLSAAKAGGRNQVAGAE
- a CDS encoding response regulator transcription factor translates to MSAQKILVVEDHRDTRELLKYNLTAAGFDVAAAEDGQLGLNLAHAFKPDIILLDLMMPGTDGLEVCRQLKGDPGTARIPVIMLTAKGEEVDKIVGLELGADDYVVKPFSPRELVLRIKAILRRYGAPEPNAPKLWEREGLRIDFEAHQITIDGEETALTATEFKLLTVLVSGAGKVQTRDNLLDTVWDTHFEGYSRTVDTHVRRLRQKLGPYASWIETIRGVGYRFKA